DNA from Candidatus Nanopelagicales bacterium:
TCAGTCACGAACCGAGTGACCGAATTCGCAATCCGGGGATCGCCGTGAAGTGCTTCTGGTTTCGGGTCACCAGAGCGAGTCGATTCGCCAGTGCCGTTGCCGCGATCAAGGCGTCCGGCATGGCAACTCCTGTATCTCGCCTGATCCGGCCCGCTCTCTCCGCTACGGCTCTGTCCACCACGATCTCCCGAAATGGGGACAGTAGGCGGGTCAGGGCGGACTCCGCCGATGACCCGGCGAATAGTTCGGCGCGCGTGACGACCGAGTAGCTGAGCCGGTTTGCTCCGGGATCCAGTGGAATCGCGCCCCGGAGGTGGTCGATGAAGATATCGGTGTCCACGAGCAAATTAGCCACGATCCCACTCACCGCGCGGAGGTACGTCGATTGCGGGGTCCGCGCCGAACGTTTCCTTGAGCGCGTCATCGGGATTCGGGAACTCGGCCTCAAGGTAGCGGTCGACCGCATCGCGTATGACTTCCGCCATAGGCACCCCCGCGTCCCGGCATATCTTGTCGATCCGCCGCCGCTGCTCGTCGGACAAGTAGATCTGAGTTCGCGTCGCAGTCATACAGCGCAGTATACAGCGCTGTATTGCCCCTGGGGGAAGGTCACCTAACCCCGAAACCGGTGGGCGGCAGGTCATCCATCTCGAACGAGTTTGGCCAGGGAGTGTGGCCCGCGAGCCGGAACCACCGCACGAACCGTTGTACACGCACGGCCCGGCAGGCGCGAACCGCGTCGTTCAGGAACCTCCTGGACATCTCCACTCGACGCGTCGCGCTCTGAAGTTCCTCCATCATCTCCTTGCCGTCGGGGAGCGCCGATATCTCGGCAACCTGCTCAGGGTCCTCGAACACAGCGACCAATACCTGCGTCAGGTCACTCTCAGCCAGTCCCCTGGAAACTGGGTCGGCCTCCTCCGCCCGACTGGCACCGTAGGCCGCGTCTCCCAGTACCAGTGCTGACGCGGGATCCGGGAGCATCATCCCCGCCAGCTCAGTAACGACAGAGCTTCGCCTGGCGAGCGCGGCGTCGAGAGACTCGCGGGCCAGGTCCACGCGCTTGTGGAGCCTGTCCAGCCGACCTGCCGTTGACGACAAGTACAGCCCAAGGGCCGCGAGAACCACGACAGGGATGACAAGAAGCCAGGCGCTCATTCCCGGCCGCCCGCGGGCCGCCAGGCCGCTCGGTGAGCGAACCGGCCGACGAACTGGCCGCGTAAGTCCTCGCTGACGTGTTCACCTGGCACGCGCACACTTCGGTAAACGTCCACGATTTCCCGCGACACCCTTTCCCAGTCGTAGAGCTTGGCGCGGGCACGGCCGGCGACCTCCAGCTCCGCGCGGCGCGCATCGTCGCCGAGCAGGCCTACCGCGGCCCGGGCCAGATCCGCGGAATCCCCGTTGGCGAACTGCACGCCATCTCGTCCTTCGTCCAGCACCCTGCGGAACGCCTCAAGGTCGCTGGCGACGACCGGGGTTCCGCTGGCCATCGCCTCCAGTAGCACGATCCCGAATGACTCCCCCCCCGTGTTTGGCGCGACGTAGGCGTCGACCGAATGCATGGCCCTGACCTTGTCGCTCTCAGACACCAGACCAAGAAACGTCAGGCGCCGCCGCACATCCTCGGGCAGGTGCCTTACGATGTCGGACTCATCCCCAGGACCGGCCAGAAGCAGCCGGATGTCCGGAAACCGTTCGGCTATCGCCGGCAACGCCTTCAGCAGGATCGACAGACCTTTGCGAGGCTCATCCAGTCGGCCCAGGAACAGCAGTGCCCTGCCTGGGCCCGGCCAGCCTTCGAACGGCTCAGCGTCCTCGAACGCGCCGCAGTCGACGCCGTTGGGGATCAGCACCGCGTCACCACCTAGGTGGTCGACCAAAGTACGGCGGGCCAGCTCCGAAACAGCGATTCGGCCACGCACCTTCTCCATGATCGTCTGCGCGAGGTAGAAGCTGGCGGACAGAGCCCGAGACCGCTCCATCGACGAATGCCACGTGGCGACGATCGGCCCCTGCGCGGCCCAAATGGCGATGTTGGAGATTCCCGGGCACATTGGCTCATGGACGTGCATCACATGGAATTCCCCGTCGCGTACCCATTGCCTCACCCGCCGCGTGGACCTGACGCCCAGGTTCACTCGCGCCACTGAACCGTTGTAGTGGACCGCCATGGGCCTGCCCGTCGACGTCACATAGTCAGGCAAGCCGTCGTCCTCGTCAGCCGGCGCGAGCACACTGACGTGATGGCCTAGCCGTTCCAACGCCTGGGTCAGATCCCGTATGTGGAACTGAACACCGCCGGGCACGTCCCATGCGTAAGGGCTGACGATGCCAACGCGAAGCGACTTAGGCATTGGGGGCCTCGCCAACACGTCCGTGCATCGGGTCGCGACGTGGGTCAAGATCGGCCACCCACAGAGGCTGGAGCATGTGCCAGTCGGTCGGATGTTCCGCGATCGCCCCGGCGAACACGTCAGCTACACCTTGAATGGCCGCAGCCACCGCCGGGGCCTCCTCGCCGTCCGCGTCGATCGCCACAGGAGGAAACACTTTCGCGCAGTTCACGCCGTCCGCCACCCACAACATGGTCGGCACGAGGTCATGACCACTGCGCCTGGCCAGCAGCGCCGCACCCGCGGGCATCCTTGTCGGTTCACCGAAGAACGTCACCGGGACCCCGTGCCGCGAAAGATCACGGTCGCCAACGAGCGCGACCGTGTTGCCAGAGCGGACGCGCTCCTCAAGGGTCGAGAACACGTACGGATCGTTCTGAGCCAGAATCTCCATGCCAAGCGCCTTGCGGTACTCCAGGAACTTCTGGAACAGCTTCTCCGGCCGAAGGCGTTCCGCGACAGTTGCGAAGGCGCCGAACCGAGCCGCGAAATAGGCACCCGCCGCGTCGTAGTTGCCAGCGTGCGGGGTTACCACGACCGGGGCCCGCCCACCTTGGTAGGACTTCTCCAGGATCTCGACGTCCTCAACGTGCAGGCCGAGGATCCGCTCCTGCGGCCAATCGGGTATCCGGAAGGCCTCGCACCAGTACCGCGCGTACTTACGGAACCCGGCGTTGGACAACTCCCTGATTTCGCCGGGGGTCGCCGAGGGAACAACCCTGCGCAGGTTCTTCTCGTACTGGATCACCCCCTTGCCGCGCTTGCGCCAAGACCGCTCCCCTCCGCGGTCGAAGATCTTGTAGGCCCTGTCTTCCTTCATGTGCCGAACCGCGGACCAGCCCACGGAGAATCCGATGTACGACACCCAGTCGGGCATCACGTCGCTGGCTCCTCACCCTTGGGAACGCGAAGCTGAGAACCCACCTTCGAGAAGCGCTGGGCGACGGTGATGATCGTCAGCACGGCCAGGATCGTTAACGCCGCAGGCAACGCCCACGACACGCCAAGCCCCTGCAGGAACGCCGCCACCATGACGACAATCAGCCGCTCCGCGCGCTCTGCGATTCCAACGTTCGCTGTGGCACCAACGCTCTCCGCGCGGGCCTTGGAGTACGAGATAGTGAAGCCGCCGACCAGACACACCCACCCAGCGGCAGTCGCGAGGGCCTCTCCACGAGTAGCGAAGTAGATCAGGATCGCTCCGAACACAGCACCGTCTGCCACACGGTCAAGCGTTGAGTCCAGGAAGTTGCCCCACGGGCCGCTGCGACCGGACAACCGGGCCATCGTTCCGTCCAGCAGGTCACTGAACACGAACAGCAGGATCACCAGCACGCCGGCCACGAACTGGCCCCGGGGAAAGAACCACAACGCCGCCGCTACTGTCCCAGCCGCGCCGACGTATGTCACAGCATCGGGAGTGATGCCAACCGCCAGAAGCCGCTTCGCTACTGGATCGATCACGTGGGCGACGGCCTTGCGCACGTCGGCGTTGTTTAGCATCAGTCGGCCTTTCCTCGGCCTTGCGTGAATGTCGTTCAAGACAAACCATCCCACGCCCTTGGCCTTGCTTCGCGGCATAGCGGCAGGCAGCGTCGGGCGTGTCGGACGGTCGGCATACATTTTCCCTATGACCAAACCAGCCATCAGAAACGTCGTACTGGTAGGCCCGAGCGGATCCGGCAAGACAACGCTTGCCGAAGCGATGCTTGTGGCCGCCGGGATGATTCCGAACGCCGGGTCCGTTGAGGCCGGAACGACAGTGTCGGACCAGGACCCAAGCGAGCGCGATCAGCATCGCTCGGTGTACCTGTCGGCGATGTCGCTGACGTTCATGGGCACTCGGATCAACATCCTGGACACCCCCGGGTACGCCGACTTCATCGGAGAGCTGCGCGCTGGTCTGCGAGGTGGGGACGCGGCGCTGTTCGTCGTGTCAGCCGCCGATGGCGTGGACGCCGCGACCGCGTTGCTCTGGCAGGAGTGCGCTTCTGTCGGAATGCCGCGAGCGGTCGTCGTTAGCCAGCTAGATCGGGAGAACACCGACTTCGACGAAACGGTTGCCGTTTGTCAGCGCATGTTCGGGGCGGAAGCGCTCCCGATGTACCTACCGCTGATGGACGACAACGAGCGCGTCTCGGGCCTCATAGGGCTACTTAGTACGCGAATCAGCGAATACCGCGAGAGTCAACGCGCGGTGCGCGACCCCGATTCCGAGCATCTCTCGCTGATCGGCCCCGCCCGCGATCGGCTTATCGAGGGGATCATCACCGAATCCGAGGACGAGACGCTGATGGACACCTTCCTTGAAGGCGGCGAGCTGGACACGGACATGCTCATCGCCGATCTGGAGCAGGCGGTGGCGCGAGGACACTTCCATCCCGTGCTTCCGATCATCGCTGCCGCGAACCCGGTGGGTATCAGCGAAATCCTGGAGCTGATCACGGGTGGGTTCCCGACGCCCGCGGAGCACGCCGCCCCGGCGGTCTCGCGTCCCGACGGCAGCCCCGTAGCCCCGCTGGAATGCGACCCGGATGGACCCCTGTGCGCGCAGGTCATCAAGACAACGAGCGACCCCTACGTGGGCCGACTGTCGCTGGTTCGGATTCTTAGCGGCACCTTGCGGCCCGACGTCACGCTTCACGTGTCCGGACATTCCCAGGCTGGCCGGGGTCAGGAAGACCACGACGTGGACGAGCGAGCCGGGGCACTTGGACGACCCATCGGCGCCAAGATCGAACCGCTGTCGTCGGGGGCGGCCGGTGACATCGTCACGATCGCGCGGCTCGCGCATGCCGAGACAGGCGACACGTTGTCGGACAAGGCGGACCCGCTGCTAGTCGAGCCCTGGCTTATTCCTGAGCCTCAACTTCCGATCGCCCTGCACGCCGCGACTCGCAATGACGAAGACAAGTTGTCCACGGCGCTGTCCAGGGTGGTGGCTGAGGACCCGACACTGCGGCTCGACAGGAACATCGACACGCACCAGGTGGTCCTGTGGTGTATCGGGCAGTCGCACGCTGACGTTGTGCTCGACCGCATGAAGGCCAGGCATGGCGTCAGCGTCGAGCCCAAGCCATTGAGGATCGCTCTGCGCCAGACGTTCTCGCGAGCCGGGAAAGGGCGCGGGCGACTGGTCAAGCAGTCGGGGGGGCACGGCCAGTTCGCTGTCTGCGATGTGAATGTTGAGCCTCTTCCGCCGGGAACCGGATTCGAGTTCGTGGACAAGGTTGTCGGAGGGGCTGTCCCGCGCCAGTTCATCCCATCGGTGGAGAAGGGCGTGCGAAACCAGATGGCTGAGGGCCTGGGCGACGGGGTGCCTGTTGTGGACCTTCGCGTAACGCTATTTGACGGCAAGGCGCACTCGGTCGACTCCTCCGATATGGCGTTCGTGATGGCTGGGGGGCTAGCACTGCGGGATGCGGCCGAGAACGCTGGGTTGGTCCGGCTGGAACCGATCGACTCGGTGAGCATCACCGTGGCTGACGAGTACGTGGGTGCGGTCATGAGTGACCTATCAGCCAGACGCGGCCGACTCACGGGAACCGAATCCGCTGAAGGCGGTCGCACCTTGGTTCAGGCCGATGTGCCGGCTGCCGAGCTGACGCGATACCCGATCGATCTGCGTTCCATAGCTCACGGGACGGGAACCTTCACAAGACGGCTAACCGGGCACGAGCCCGCACCGGCCCGCATCGCTGAGAAGCTGCTGCAGGATCAGGACTGATCGGTCGGCGCTACCTCGTTGGGCATGGCACCCCCGTATCGCCGGTCCCGCCGAACGTACTCGCCGATGGCCCACCACAGGTGTCGGCGGTCCACGTCAGGCCACAAGTGCTCCAGGAACACCATCTCGGCGTACGCGCTCTGCCACAGCAGGAAGTTGCTGATCCGCTGCTCCCCCGACGTCCGCATGAACAGGTCGACATCGGGCATGTCGGGTTCGTCAAGGTAGCGGGCGAACTTCCGCTGCGTAACCGAATCCGGGTCGATGAGTCCACGCACAGCGTCCCGCGCCAGCGCCGCGGCGGCATCAGCGATCTCGGCCCGGCCTCCGTAGTTGACGCACATGGTGAGCGTCATGACCTGGTTGTGGCGCGTCAACTCCTCCGCGTACTCAAGTTCGGCGATGACCGACTTCCACAGCTTGGGACGCCGGCCAGCCCATCGGACTCGGATTCCCATCTCGTGAAGTTCCTCGCGGCGCCTGCGCACGACCTCCCGGTTGAATCCCATCAGGAAGCGCACTTCGTCCGGTGACCGCCGCCAGTTCTCTGTTGAGAACGCGAAGACGCTCAAGTAGTCCACACCGATCTCGATCGCGCCATGTACGACGTCCAGCAGTGCGAACTCTCCGGCCTCGTGACCCGCTGTGCGCGGCAATCCGCGTTCCTTGGCCCAGCGGCCGTTGCCGTCCATAACGATCGCGATGTGCCGGGGCAGCAGATGCTCTGGATACCGCGGCGGACGAACGCCAGAGGAATGCGGAACCGGGCCCTTCGTCATACCCGTTCCACCATGGGCCAGGATCGTAATCCGCGCTCCAGATGCCACTGAAGGAAGGCGCCGACCAAGCCGCTCGCCTCAGCCCGGGCGCGATTCTCGCTGCCAAGCGCTCGATCCCACTCCCCGGACATCAGCGCCCCCAGCAGTTCCAGCGTGTCCGGTCGCGGCCTGGCCGCACCCGCTGGACGGCAATCCTGGCAGACCATCCCGCCGGATCCTATGTGGAAGGCGGTGTGTGGACCTTCGCGCCCGCACCGCGCGCAGTCCGCGAACGATGGCGACCACCCGGCGACGGCCAAGGAGCGCAGCAGGAACGCGTCCAGTACCAGACCCGCCGGCAATGTTGCCGCTACCAGAGTCCTAAGAGCTCCAACGAGCAGCAAGTACTGCCGCGTGGCCGACTCCTTCTCCACGGGCGTGAGCCGCTCCACGGCCTCCAGCATCGCGGTCCCCGCCGTCCACCGCGGATAGTCCCCGCACAGACTCGCCCCATAGGCGGACAGCGACTCCACCTGAGTGACAGTGTCCAGCGACCTGCCCTCGTAGCACTGCACGTCCACGCGGCTGAACGGCTCGAGCCTGGCCCCGAACCTGCTCTTGACACGGCGCACACCCTTCGCCACTGCCCGGACCCGACCGTTGTCCCGAGAAAGCAGTGACACGATCCGGTCCGCTTCACCTAGGTCGTGAGTGCGAAGGACGATCGCCTCATCTCGGTACAAGGGCACGGTCCAGTGTCGCACTCACCCTGACCATGGGCGGGTAGATCCCAGCGAGCCGCGAGGCGTCGGTTACCGTCATGTGGTGGCGTCAGTCTTCCGCCGCGGCGACGCGGGTGCCGAGGATCCCGAACGGCGCGCCGTTTCCGGTCAGCCCAAACGTCGCCGACTGCGCAAGCCCACATTCCAATGGCCTCGACGCGTCGGCCAAGACCCCGCACGCGATCCCTCGCTGCCAAGCTCGACTGGATACATGCCTCCGTCAGCGCCAGAGCAAGCGCCGCGGGTTTCCGAATCGGTGCAGTTGCTGGCGTTCGACCCGCGCTGGCTGCGCCGCAGTGTGATCGCGATCCTGGTCATCCTCACGATCTATCAGCTGGCCGTCTGGCTCTTCCACGCGACCGGCCACTTCTTGTTCCTGATGCTTCTCGCCTGGCTGGCGGCGATCGCCATGGAGCCCCCTATTAGGTTCTTTGAGCGCCATGGCATGAGCCGCGGTCTCGGAACAGGCATAACGATGCTCGCCGGACTGCTGGGCACGATGGTGGCGCTTGTCATGCTCGGCGGTGTCTTCTCTTCCCAGCTCGCCGAACTCATTGATTCTGTGCCGACGCTCGTCACCGATGTTGTCGACCAGCTGAACGAGCGCTTCGGACTTCATCTGAACCCGAACGAAATCACCTCCCAACTGAACCTAGACGCGAGCACTGTGGCATCGTTCGCGACGGACTTCGCCGGGGGCATCTTCGGCGCGATCGGAGTGGCCTTCGCTGTCATTTTCGACACGCTGACGGTTCTGGTTTTCGCTTTCTACGTCGCCGCCGACGGCCCCCGGCTACGCCGCACTATCGCCAGCTGGTTGCCTCCCCGCCATCAGCGCGTCCTAGTCACTGTGTGGGACATCAGCCTGGCCAAGACAGGCGGGTTCGTGGTGTCGAAGCTCATCCTGGCCGGACTGTCTTCGGTCGCGCACGCCGGATTCTTCTGGGTTATTGACCTGCCGTTCTGGCTGCCGCTTGGGGTCTTCGCCGGCTTCACGGCGCAGTTGATACCCACGATCGGCACCTACATCGGCGTCGCCGTACCGGTGCTGATCGCCCTACTGGAAGATCCAATTGACGCTCTGTGGATCGTGGCTTTCGCCACGGTGTACCAGCAGATCGAGAACTACGTGTTCACCCCGAAGGTCAGCCGGGCGACCATGCATATCCACGCCGCCGTGGCGCTGGCGGCGGTATTCATAGGCGCCGCGCTCTGGGGGCCGATCGGAGCGCTCATCGGCATCCCGCTCGCGGCTGCGGTCATCGCTGTTCTTGATACCTATGGCAACCGCTATGAGCTGATCGCTGAGATGTCCGATGGGACTCCGGCGGCGGGACTTGACGCTGATGAACCCGACGCTGAGCCCAGGCAGGATGTGGCGCTGCCCGGCTTCTAGCTGAGCCCGGACCCGGGCGGAGTGTCCAGATGGTGCGAATCCTATGTTGATCAAGGAGTTCTGCCGCCACATAGGCGTAGAAGATCGCTAACGAGCATGATCATGAGGGGATTTGCATCACCGAGCCCCCGGTAGCGTCCGACAAGGCAAGACTTCGGCCGCGCCCTTGCGGTGTCCAACTTTGCGGCCGTTCCTGACAAACGCGCCCGTTGAGGTACAGAAGCGCCCGTTGCAACGAGTGTTTCTTCGCCGAACGGGCGCTTCTGTGCTTAGCGGCCGCTAATGCGGGTGTGGCGGCGCGCTCAGGGAGCCTGCCGGGCTCAGAATCCGAGCCGCTTCAACTGCTTCGGGTCGCGCTGCCAGTCCTTGGCGACCTTGACACGCAGATCCAGGAAGACCTTGCTGCCGAGCAGGGCCTCCGTTCTGCGGCGGGCATCCGTGCCGATCTGCTTGATGCCAGCGCCGCGCGGCCCTATGACGATTGGCTTCTGACTGTCACGTTCGACGTAGAGGACCGCAGTTATGTCAACCAGCGGGTCCGAATCGGGTCGGCCTGGCCGAGTCTCCATCTCATCGACAACGACGGCGATGGAATGCGGCATCTCGTCGTCCATACGCCGCAACGCGGCTTCCCTTATGAACTCAGCTACCAGCACACGGTCGGGCTCATCAGTAATCTCACCCTCCGGATACAGAGGAGGCCCAGGTGGCAAGCACCCCAGCAGAATCTCAGTGAACTCCGCGACGTTGAACCCCGTGACCGCGCTCACCGGCACGATCTCCGTCCACTCCAGCCCCACGTCCTGAGCCAGGGAAACGCACGCCACGAGCTGCTCGGCGACTCTCGCGGGAGCGACCTTGTCGGTCTTGGTCACCAAAGCGATCTTCACCGGCCCAGCCAGCCCTGAGATCTGCCTTCCGATGAACCGGTCCCCGGCTCCGATTACTTCGTCCGCTGGGAAGCACTGGGCGATCACGTCCACTTCGGCCCAGGTGCCGCGCACCAGGTCATTGAGCCGCCGTCCCAGCAGGGTCTTTGGCCGGTGAAACCCTGGGGTATCCACGATCACGACCTGCCGGTCCGGGCGCGACACGACGCCGCGGATCGTGTGACGCGTCGTCTGAGGGCGGTCCGATGTGGCAGCGACGTCCGTGCCCAGTATCGCGTTCAATAGCGTGGACTTGCCGACGTTCGGGCGCCCAACGATGCACGCGAAACCGCTGCGGAACGCCGGTTCACTCATGTTCGTGCTCGCCGCTGTCCAGTCGCTCGACGAGTATGGCGTCTACCAGGTTGCGCCTTCCGGCTGTAGATTCCGCGGTCAAGCGCCACCCATGCGTGTCCACTTTCGCCCCAGGAATCGGTACCAGGCCCAGCCTGCTCGCCATCAGACCGCCCACAGTCTCCACGCCCTCAGCATCGGGGTCGAGGTCCATACCTGTCAGTGCGGCCAGATGCTCCAGGGTTAGCCGCGCACGCACACGGAATCCTCCATCAGGCAACTCGACTACTTCTAGCTCCTCGGTGTCGTACTCATCGGCGATCTCGCCGACGATCTCCTCCAGAATGTCCTCGATCGTGACTAGCCCCGCCGTGCCTCCGAACTCGTCAACCACGATTGCCATGTGTTCGCGATCCGCCTGCATCTCGCGCAGCAGCTCGTCAGCCGGCTTGCTGTCTGGGACGAAGTGGGCTTTCCGCATCCTGGAGTCGATGCGCTCGCTGCGGTGCCCGTCTCTGTTCTCCAACATGCGCCCGACGAGGTCCTTCAGCAACACCACGCCCACGATTTCGTCGAGGCTCTCGCCCGCTACTGGGATCCGGGAGAACCCAGATCGAAGGCACAGTGACAAGCCTTGGGCAAGAGTTCTGGACCGTTCGATGAACACCATCTCGGTGCGGGGCACCATCACTTCCCGCGCGATCGTGCCGCCCAACTGGAACACCGACTGAATCATCTGACGCTCGTCGTCGGCGATCACGTCCGCGGCCCCGGCCGCGTCGACCATCTCCAGGAACTCGGCCTGCGATGCGAATGGGCCTTCACGGAAACCGCGCCCGGGGGTGATCGCATTGCCCAGCAGAATGAGCAGCGCGGTGATTGGCGACAGCAGCGCGACCAAGGCCCGCACTACAGGCGCCGCCCCGGCAGCCACACGCGCTGGATGCTGCCTGCCCACCGTGCGGGCAGAGACATCGAGCACAACGTAGGTGACAGCGGTCATGAACGCCGTGGCCACGATCAAGTTCCAAGCCGGGCTCCAGCTGGACCACTGCA
Protein-coding regions in this window:
- a CDS encoding glycosyltransferase family 4 protein; amino-acid sequence: MPKSLRVGIVSPYAWDVPGGVQFHIRDLTQALERLGHHVSVLAPADEDDGLPDYVTSTGRPMAVHYNGSVARVNLGVRSTRRVRQWVRDGEFHVMHVHEPMCPGISNIAIWAAQGPIVATWHSSMERSRALSASFYLAQTIMEKVRGRIAVSELARRTLVDHLGGDAVLIPNGVDCGAFEDAEPFEGWPGPGRALLFLGRLDEPRKGLSILLKALPAIAERFPDIRLLLAGPGDESDIVRHLPEDVRRRLTFLGLVSESDKVRAMHSVDAYVAPNTGGESFGIVLLEAMASGTPVVASDLEAFRRVLDEGRDGVQFANGDSADLARAAVGLLGDDARRAELEVAGRARAKLYDWERVSREIVDVYRSVRVPGEHVSEDLRGQFVGRFAHRAAWRPAGGRE
- the era gene encoding GTPase Era; the encoded protein is MSEPAFRSGFACIVGRPNVGKSTLLNAILGTDVAATSDRPQTTRHTIRGVVSRPDRQVVIVDTPGFHRPKTLLGRRLNDLVRGTWAEVDVIAQCFPADEVIGAGDRFIGRQISGLAGPVKIALVTKTDKVAPARVAEQLVACVSLAQDVGLEWTEIVPVSAVTGFNVAEFTEILLGCLPPGPPLYPEGEITDEPDRVLVAEFIREAALRRMDDEMPHSIAVVVDEMETRPGRPDSDPLVDITAVLYVERDSQKPIVIGPRGAGIKQIGTDARRRTEALLGSKVFLDLRVKVAKDWQRDPKQLKRLGF
- a CDS encoding CDP-alcohol phosphatidyltransferase family protein, which encodes MLNNADVRKAVAHVIDPVAKRLLAVGITPDAVTYVGAAGTVAAALWFFPRGQFVAGVLVILLFVFSDLLDGTMARLSGRSGPWGNFLDSTLDRVADGAVFGAILIYFATRGEALATAAGWVCLVGGFTISYSKARAESVGATANVGIAERAERLIVVMVAAFLQGLGVSWALPAALTILAVLTIITVAQRFSKVGSQLRVPKGEEPAT
- a CDS encoding NUDIX hydrolase, yielding MSAWLLVIPVVVLAALGLYLSSTAGRLDRLHKRVDLARESLDAALARRSSVVTELAGMMLPDPASALVLGDAAYGASRAEEADPVSRGLAESDLTQVLVAVFEDPEQVAEISALPDGKEMMEELQSATRRVEMSRRFLNDAVRACRAVRVQRFVRWFRLAGHTPWPNSFEMDDLPPTGFGVR
- a CDS encoding CopG family transcriptional regulator — its product is MTATRTQIYLSDEQRRRIDKICRDAGVPMAEVIRDAVDRYLEAEFPNPDDALKETFGADPAIDVPPRGEWDRG
- a CDS encoding type II toxin-antitoxin system VapC family toxin, coding for MANLLVDTDIFIDHLRGAIPLDPGANRLSYSVVTRAELFAGSSAESALTRLLSPFREIVVDRAVAERAGRIRRDTGVAMPDALIAATALANRLALVTRNQKHFTAIPGLRIRSLGS
- a CDS encoding elongation factor G-like protein EF-G2; the protein is MTKPAIRNVVLVGPSGSGKTTLAEAMLVAAGMIPNAGSVEAGTTVSDQDPSERDQHRSVYLSAMSLTFMGTRINILDTPGYADFIGELRAGLRGGDAALFVVSAADGVDAATALLWQECASVGMPRAVVVSQLDRENTDFDETVAVCQRMFGAEALPMYLPLMDDNERVSGLIGLLSTRISEYRESQRAVRDPDSEHLSLIGPARDRLIEGIITESEDETLMDTFLEGGELDTDMLIADLEQAVARGHFHPVLPIIAAANPVGISEILELITGGFPTPAEHAAPAVSRPDGSPVAPLECDPDGPLCAQVIKTTSDPYVGRLSLVRILSGTLRPDVTLHVSGHSQAGRGQEDHDVDERAGALGRPIGAKIEPLSSGAAGDIVTIARLAHAETGDTLSDKADPLLVEPWLIPEPQLPIALHAATRNDEDKLSTALSRVVAEDPTLRLDRNIDTHQVVLWCIGQSHADVVLDRMKARHGVSVEPKPLRIALRQTFSRAGKGRGRLVKQSGGHGQFAVCDVNVEPLPPGTGFEFVDKVVGGAVPRQFIPSVEKGVRNQMAEGLGDGVPVVDLRVTLFDGKAHSVDSSDMAFVMAGGLALRDAAENAGLVRLEPIDSVSITVADEYVGAVMSDLSARRGRLTGTESAEGGRTLVQADVPAAELTRYPIDLRSIAHGTGTFTRRLTGHEPAPARIAEKLLQDQD
- a CDS encoding AI-2E family transporter, encoding MASVFRRGDAGAEDPERRAVSGQPKRRRLRKPTFQWPRRVGQDPARDPSLPSSTGYMPPSAPEQAPRVSESVQLLAFDPRWLRRSVIAILVILTIYQLAVWLFHATGHFLFLMLLAWLAAIAMEPPIRFFERHGMSRGLGTGITMLAGLLGTMVALVMLGGVFSSQLAELIDSVPTLVTDVVDQLNERFGLHLNPNEITSQLNLDASTVASFATDFAGGIFGAIGVAFAVIFDTLTVLVFAFYVAADGPRLRRTIASWLPPRHQRVLVTVWDISLAKTGGFVVSKLILAGLSSVAHAGFFWVIDLPFWLPLGVFAGFTAQLIPTIGTYIGVAVPVLIALLEDPIDALWIVAFATVYQQIENYVFTPKVSRATMHIHAAVALAAVFIGAALWGPIGALIGIPLAAAVIAVLDTYGNRYELIAEMSDGTPAAGLDADEPDAEPRQDVALPGF
- a CDS encoding phosphatidylinositol mannoside acyltransferase, with product MPDWVSYIGFSVGWSAVRHMKEDRAYKIFDRGGERSWRKRGKGVIQYEKNLRRVVPSATPGEIRELSNAGFRKYARYWCEAFRIPDWPQERILGLHVEDVEILEKSYQGGRAPVVVTPHAGNYDAAGAYFAARFGAFATVAERLRPEKLFQKFLEYRKALGMEILAQNDPYVFSTLEERVRSGNTVALVGDRDLSRHGVPVTFFGEPTRMPAGAALLARRSGHDLVPTMLWVADGVNCAKVFPPVAIDADGEEAPAVAAAIQGVADVFAGAIAEHPTDWHMLQPLWVADLDPRRDPMHGRVGEAPNA
- the recO gene encoding DNA repair protein RecO; this translates as MPLYRDEAIVLRTHDLGEADRIVSLLSRDNGRVRAVAKGVRRVKSRFGARLEPFSRVDVQCYEGRSLDTVTQVESLSAYGASLCGDYPRWTAGTAMLEAVERLTPVEKESATRQYLLLVGALRTLVAATLPAGLVLDAFLLRSLAVAGWSPSFADCARCGREGPHTAFHIGSGGMVCQDCRPAGAARPRPDTLELLGALMSGEWDRALGSENRARAEASGLVGAFLQWHLERGLRSWPMVERV
- a CDS encoding isoprenyl transferase codes for the protein MTKGPVPHSSGVRPPRYPEHLLPRHIAIVMDGNGRWAKERGLPRTAGHEAGEFALLDVVHGAIEIGVDYLSVFAFSTENWRRSPDEVRFLMGFNREVVRRRREELHEMGIRVRWAGRRPKLWKSVIAELEYAEELTRHNQVMTLTMCVNYGGRAEIADAAAALARDAVRGLIDPDSVTQRKFARYLDEPDMPDVDLFMRTSGEQRISNFLLWQSAYAEMVFLEHLWPDVDRRHLWWAIGEYVRRDRRYGGAMPNEVAPTDQS
- a CDS encoding hemolysin family protein, which codes for MPEPLVLVVVAVALVVASWLLVAAETAISRLSKASVDELRKTHERAAIRVDHLVRDRVRSVNALLLARTATMLTAVIVVAAWLVQWSSWSPAWNLIVATAFMTAVTYVVLDVSARTVGRQHPARVAAGAAPVVRALVALLSPITALLILLGNAITPGRGFREGPFASQAEFLEMVDAAGAADVIADDERQMIQSVFQLGGTIAREVMVPRTEMVFIERSRTLAQGLSLCLRSGFSRIPVAGESLDEIVGVVLLKDLVGRMLENRDGHRSERIDSRMRKAHFVPDSKPADELLREMQADREHMAIVVDEFGGTAGLVTIEDILEEIVGEIADEYDTEELEVVELPDGGFRVRARLTLEHLAALTGMDLDPDAEGVETVGGLMASRLGLVPIPGAKVDTHGWRLTAESTAGRRNLVDAILVERLDSGEHEHE